A portion of the Rubritalea squalenifaciens DSM 18772 genome contains these proteins:
- a CDS encoding AAA family ATPase: MLERFLITGYRSLLDIDLKLDQVSVITGENGVGKSNCYRALKLVSAIAEGNFAQAIADEGGMPSALWAGPTKAKSPQQITIEITHSDFIYQLVTGLVPSSPEDPTFFALDPDIKTEKLYMRKSGTKRLVASRTNYQVKLLSADNVMELYEFPVSSCESLLAQIREPEKYPFISMAREEILGWRFFHEFDTSSRSPLRQPQITHWSPRLHNDGTNLANALQSIRESSPKRSIEDCFSMAFPSMELDITPRENCLSIEVSQENMSRPLQASELSDGTLRFLCLLAALKSLHQPNLIVLNEPEMSLNPSIYPALIDLIRATAEQTQLIIVSHDSELQKQLSETCECKSLDLIMENGATKLATHAGANKVWEF; encoded by the coding sequence ATGCTAGAACGTTTTCTCATCACCGGCTACAGATCCTTACTTGATATCGATTTGAAGCTGGATCAAGTATCGGTCATTACTGGCGAGAATGGAGTCGGGAAATCCAATTGCTACCGCGCGCTCAAGCTGGTCAGTGCCATTGCTGAGGGGAATTTCGCGCAAGCTATCGCTGATGAAGGAGGCATGCCTTCCGCCCTATGGGCTGGACCAACCAAGGCAAAATCTCCGCAGCAAATCACTATTGAGATCACGCACTCAGACTTTATCTACCAACTGGTGACTGGCCTCGTTCCCAGCAGCCCAGAGGATCCGACATTTTTCGCACTGGATCCGGACATTAAGACAGAGAAGCTCTACATGCGGAAAAGTGGAACAAAGCGATTGGTTGCCTCCCGCACAAACTATCAGGTCAAGCTGCTGAGTGCCGACAATGTAATGGAACTCTATGAATTCCCGGTCTCATCCTGTGAGTCCCTGTTAGCGCAGATCAGGGAGCCTGAAAAATACCCATTCATTTCCATGGCTCGCGAGGAGATACTTGGCTGGAGATTCTTCCATGAGTTTGATACATCATCAAGGTCACCACTGAGGCAGCCGCAGATCACTCACTGGTCACCACGCCTGCATAATGACGGCACAAATCTAGCCAATGCGCTGCAGAGCATCAGGGAATCTTCTCCAAAGAGAAGTATCGAGGATTGCTTCAGCATGGCATTCCCCAGCATGGAACTGGACATTACCCCAAGAGAAAACTGCCTGAGCATCGAAGTTTCCCAAGAAAACATGAGCCGCCCGCTACAAGCTTCGGAGCTCTCGGACGGCACATTGAGATTTCTCTGCCTGCTCGCAGCTCTGAAGTCACTTCATCAACCCAATCTCATAGTGCTCAATGAGCCGGAGATGAGTTTAAACCCATCCATTTACCCAGCCTTAATTGACTTAATTAGGGCGACAGCTGAACAAACACAGCTTATCATTGTATCTCACGATAGTGAGTTACAAAAGCAACTATCCGAGACCTGTGAGTGTAAGTCACTCGACCTGATCATGGAGAACGGCGCAACCAAACTGGCCACTCATGCTGGAGCAAACAAAGTCTGGGAATTCTAG
- a CDS encoding DUF1080 domain-containing protein → MKVYLSSFCCLATLTTLSSCDSDSVKAPTTEQAIPEQKWTTALEKKDLWQDPLNGQTTEWHEDGSLTIHYGESVAGVKWTGDLPEAPYELELETRRLDGVDFFCGLTFPVRKADECVTLILGGWGGTQVGISSIDGMDASQNETSQIISFEKERWYQVKLKVTEEKLQVSLDGKQIMDVDIAGKALGLRHGPIENFTPLSLTTFQTDGQFRNLKWRALDSAR, encoded by the coding sequence ATGAAAGTTTATCTCTCCTCGTTCTGCTGTCTGGCAACTTTAACGACCTTGTCATCATGCGACTCCGATTCAGTGAAAGCACCTACCACTGAGCAGGCCATTCCTGAACAAAAGTGGACCACTGCGCTGGAGAAGAAAGACCTTTGGCAAGACCCGCTCAACGGGCAGACGACCGAGTGGCATGAGGATGGCAGCCTGACGATCCACTACGGGGAAAGCGTGGCTGGCGTTAAATGGACGGGCGATCTGCCCGAAGCCCCCTACGAGCTGGAGCTGGAGACCAGAAGGCTGGACGGAGTGGACTTCTTCTGTGGCCTGACCTTCCCCGTCCGGAAAGCGGACGAATGCGTGACCCTCATCCTGGGTGGCTGGGGTGGCACGCAGGTAGGCATTTCCTCCATCGATGGGATGGATGCCTCCCAGAACGAGACTTCCCAGATCATCAGTTTTGAGAAAGAGCGCTGGTACCAGGTGAAGCTCAAGGTGACTGAGGAAAAGCTTCAGGTCTCCCTGGATGGCAAGCAGATCATGGATGTAGACATCGCGGGTAAGGCACTGGGTCTGAGGCACGGCCCGATCGAGAATTTCACCCCGCTGAGCCTGACCACTTTCCAGACTGACGGGCAGTTTAGAAATCTGAAATGGAGAGCGCTTGATTCCGCGCGCTGA
- a CDS encoding uracil-DNA glycosylase family protein, producing the protein MHQAIQQAALDLSKDLAPLTFSAPVSHTYNPLEYAWKPHSLYLEKYANSKKRVLFLGMNPGPWGMAQTGVPFGEIPAVRDWMGISCEVDKPADEHPKRPITGFETTRSEVSGRRLWGMFAERYPDAKDFFADHFVANFCPLVWMADTGRNITPDKLPKAESAAVDQLCLKHLAKIIEILEPEYLIGVGAFAEKQLKAAIKEYFPGDKRHIGKILHPSPASPAANRGWPHVAIDQLIEQGIWE; encoded by the coding sequence ATGCATCAAGCCATCCAGCAAGCCGCACTCGACCTCTCCAAGGACCTCGCTCCGCTGACATTCTCCGCGCCAGTGAGCCACACCTACAACCCGCTCGAGTACGCCTGGAAGCCGCATTCCCTTTACCTGGAAAAGTACGCCAACTCCAAGAAGCGCGTGCTTTTCCTCGGCATGAACCCCGGCCCTTGGGGCATGGCCCAGACGGGTGTCCCCTTCGGCGAAATTCCTGCCGTACGCGACTGGATGGGCATCTCCTGTGAAGTAGACAAGCCTGCCGACGAGCATCCGAAGCGCCCGATCACCGGCTTTGAGACGACTCGCTCGGAGGTCTCCGGCCGCCGTCTGTGGGGCATGTTTGCGGAGCGCTACCCGGATGCGAAAGATTTCTTTGCAGATCACTTTGTGGCAAATTTCTGCCCGCTCGTCTGGATGGCAGACACTGGCCGCAACATCACGCCGGACAAGCTGCCGAAAGCCGAGTCCGCCGCCGTGGATCAACTTTGCCTCAAGCATCTGGCCAAGATCATTGAGATCCTGGAGCCTGAATATCTGATCGGCGTGGGAGCCTTCGCAGAAAAACAGCTCAAGGCTGCGATCAAGGAATACTTCCCGGGAGACAAACGCCACATCGGCAAGATCCTGCATCCCTCACCAGCCTCCCCGGCAGCCAACCGAGGCTGGCCGCACGTCGCGATCGACCAACTGATCGAGCAAGGGATCTGGGAATAA